In Chitinophaga sp. H8, the sequence TATTAGCCGTTAGCTATTAGTTGCCTATTTTTATTGTTTATATCAGTTGTTAGCAGTTCATCCTGCCGAAAGCTAAATGCTAACGGCTAATAGCTAACACCTCTATATTAATTCCCCCTCCAGGTCGTAATCAAATGCTTTGGTAATCTTCACCTGTACAAACGTTCCTGGTTTCAGGCGTTTGGTGGTATTGATGATCACTTCATTATCTACTTCCACAGAGTCAAATTCAGTACGGCCGAGATAGCGGCCGGCTTCTTTTTTATCTACTATTACTTTAAAGATCTGCCCTACTTTTTCCTGGTTCTTTTCCAGGGAGATTTCCTGCTGTACTTCCATGATTTCCTGCGCTCTCCGTTCTTTTTCCGCTGCGGGCACATCATCTTCCAATCCATAAGCACTGGTCCCTTCTTCATGGCTGTAGGTAAATACCCCTACCCGGTCAAACCGCATTCTTTCCAGGAACTGCTTTAATTCCTCCACATCTTCCAGGGTTTCACCCGGAAAACCGGCAATCAAAGTGGTCCTTAAACAAATACCAGGCACTTTTTCGCGGATGTTATGTACCAGTTCTTCTATTTCTTCCCGGGTGATCTGGCGCTTCATTGCTTTTAACATAGCGTTGGACGCATGTTGCAAAGGCATATCCAGGTAGTTACAGATGTTGGGAAACTCGTTCATGACGTCCAGGATGTCCATCGGAAATTTGGTGGGGTAAGCATAATGCAGCTTAATCCATTCCAGTCCTTGTATACCTGCCAGTGCACGGAGTAAATCGCCCAGGCGGCGCTTTTTATACAAGTCCAGACCATAATAGGTAAGTTCCTGCGCAATCAGCATTATCTCCTTTACACCAGACTTAACCAGCTTTTCTGCCTCCAGTACCAGATCCTCAATGGGCCGGGACACATGAGTGCCACGCATCAGTGGGATAGCACAAAAAGAGCAGGTGCGGTTACAGCCTTCTGCTATCTTTAAATAAGCATAGTGTGAAGGGGTGCTCAACAAACGCTCACCTACCAACTCTGCTTTATAATCTGCTTCTAATTTTTTGAGTAATAATGGTAATTCCATGGTACCAAACCAGGCATCCACCCCACCTACTTCTGATTCCAGGTCGCCACGGTACCGCTCACTCAAACAACCGGTAACGTATACCTTATCCAGCTTCCCTCTCTGCTTCAGCTCTACCTGTTCTAATATGGTATTGATAGACTCCTCCTTGGCTTTATCTATAAAACCGCAGGTATTTACCACTACTATATTATGATCACGTTTGGCACTTTCGTGTACTACATCAATATCATTGGCCAGCAACTGACCGCTGAGTACTTCTGAATCCACCATGTTCTTGGAACAACCAAGTGTAATAATATTAACTTTGTCTTTCTTTAAAGTTTTCGTCTTCAAGGGCGAATGTTTTAGAGCATGCGGACAATACCTATTTAGTTATTATACCGCTTACCGCCACGAAGACACACAGACACGAATTGAATTAAACAGCAGACTTACTGTATGTGACTTTGAGCCTTAGTGGGGGTTAATTTGGAAGGTGCAAAGGTAAGTATAAATAATGAATTATCAATCAAAAACTGAGATTTGTCAGAAAATGTGGAAAAAATAACATTACCCTACCCTATGATTTAATAAACGGTCGGCCCGTTTTCTGGCTACCCGGCGTTTATAGTGATACCACCACTGCGGAGCCAGTTTAATCAGGAGATTATTCATCCCCCGCAACCCCACCAGATGGTATAACCCATTCAGTTTTCCGGTCAGTGTTTGGTCCAATGCCCGCAAGCTCATAGCAAAGCCGCCATCCAGGTACTCCATATGATGCCAGTAACCGGCAGGCATAAACATCATATCCCCATGCTCCAGGATGGTAGTATATCCCCTGGCATAAGCCAGGGCCGGAAAGGCTGCGGTGTCCAGCTTTTCATGCCAGTTGACAAAACTGGCAGCACTCTCTACCGTGAGTGGCATCCTGTAAATGTAGGGTGACTGATTATTTTCGAGCAATAATACCCGCTTGCGGCCAATGAACTGTGTATGAAAGATGTGCGACAGGTCAATATCGTAATGCATATGTGCCACAGAACCGGCCCCTCCCACAAATAACATCGGGTACTTTTTCAGGAATCCCTTTGCCAGTTCGTCCGGCCAGGTAATGTCCTTTACCAGCTGAGGAGCATGCTGAAACATATTAAAGAGGAAAATACGCAGTTTGACCGGGCCCTGCTGGATCATATCCAGGTATCTCCCAAAGGAAATATAGTCGTCAGCACCATTTACCAATGTTTTGGCACCAGCCCTCTCATTATTATATACGCCTACTATTTCATTACCCAGAATGGATTTAAAATAATCCCAGGTCCACTTTTCCCTGGCGGGCCAGTGCTTACTCAGCCCGGAGATGACCACCGGCTTGCGCGGATCATAATATTGTTGCTTAAATGCTTCGGGGGTAATATTTTCAACTCGGTCTATGGCTTGAACATTCATAATAACGAATTGTAAAAAGAGGAAGAAACAACTATTACCAAATTTAAACAATGGCAGCAATCACCAACAAAAAAAAATATGCACAATTGCTGACCTCTTCTGCAAACAGTTACTCCAAATATCGAACCATGATGTGGGAGGAGGAGTTAAATAAATAAAGAGCACCGGTATGGCACTCTTTATCTAAAGTAATACTTTAAGTATGCTTAAAGAAAGACAATAAGTGTCATTTCTTTTTATCTCATAATCAATCATTTAAACTAAACAAAGAATCTACAAATTCTTCTTTATTAAACACTTGTAAATCTTCCATTCTTTCGCCAATACCAATATATTTAACCGGTATTTTAAACTGGCTGGCGATGGCCAGTACTACCCCACCTTTGGCGGTACCATCTAATTTGGTAATGGCCAGTGAAGTTACTTCTGTAGCAGCAGTAAACTGTTTTGCCTGTTCCAGGGCATTTTGTCCGGTAGAGCCATCCAGAACCAGCAGCACCTCATGTGGCGCATCCGGGATTACCTTCTTCATTACCCGCTTTATCTTACTCAGCTCGTCCATCAGGTGCGCTTTGTTATGCAAACGGCCCGCAGTATCAATAATGATCACATCCACTTCTCTTGCGGCGCCGCTTTGAACGGTATCAAACGCTACAGCCCCCGGATCGGATCCCATTTGTTGCTTTACGATGGGCACCCCTACCCGGTCGCTCCAAATAGTGAGCTGATCTACCGCAGCAGCGCGGAAGGTATCTGCTGCCCCCAGCAGCACTGTTTTGCCTGCCTTTTTAAAGTTATAAGCCAACTTACCGATGGTGGTCGTTTTGCCTACCCCATTCACACCCACTACCATGATCACATAAGGCTTCTTGCCGGCAGGCACATCAAAGTCTTTAAACCCGCTATCCGGTGCATCCACCAGTAGTGCTGCAATCTCTTCTTGAAGTATCCTGTTCAATTCACTGGTTCCCAGGTATTTATCTTTCGCCACTCTTTGTTCAATCCTGTCTATGATCTTTACAGTTGTGTCTACTCCCACGTCAGCCGAGACCAATGCATCTTCCAGATTATCCAATACTTCTGCATCCACGGTAGACTTTCCTGCAATGGCACGTCCCATTTTGGTCAGGAAGTTATCCTTGGTTTTCTGTAATCCCTGATCCAGGCTTTCCTTCTTCTCGCGGGAAAATAGTTTGTTGAAAAAGCTCATAGTAATTTTTTGGGTCCATGACCGTAGTAGCGGTGCATGGATAGTTGGGTTTATTTGATAATCCGCAGGCTATACTGAATAGCCCCAAGGATGGTTATAGGGCACAAGATACTAAAATATGCATCGCTATCAGCCATCCACCGGCTCTTCCCGGTTGTTCGTCCTGGGTTATTGACTTACGGTCCTATACCAAACACAAAAAGCTGTCCTATCAAAGAACAGCTTTCGTGCAGTATGATTAGTAAAGCCGAATTACTTTTGATTAATGTAGTCTTGTACTTTATCCTTGTGCACAATCGCTTCTTTGAAAGTGTATGCACCTGATTTAGGAGAACGTACCGCTCTGATCACTTTAGTCCACACTTTCGCTTCTGCTGCTGCTTTAGCATCCTTCTTGATCGCGGTTTTAGCTGCTTTTGCCATTTCTTATATAAGTTATTGGTTAATTGTTAATCGTTAGCGGTTAACAGTCAATGGCATCATTCAATGTGGCACTAACAATTAACGTTTAACTATTAAAACTACTTAATTTCTTTATGAACAGTTACTTTCCTTAAAATAGGATTGTACTTCTTCAATTCCACACGTTCAGGTGTGTTTTTCTTATTCTTGTTGGTGATGTAACGAGAAGTTCCGGGTAAGCCAGAGTTTTTATGCTCTGTACATTCCAGAATTACCTGCACCCTGTTACCTTTTTTTGCCATTGTGTATACAAATTAGAGTGATTCCTTCAAAATTAAATATGCTCGCCTGCAGCGCGTAATTCTTTTACTACTGCATACAAACCTTTCTTATTAATGGTTCTGATACCATCAGCAGATATTTTTAAAGATATCCACTTGTCTTCTTCCGCCAGGAAAAAACGTTTCTTTTGCAGGTTTGGTAAAAACCTTCTCTTTGTTTTGATGTTGGAGAAGGAAACATGATGACCTGTAATTGGCTTCTTTCCTGTCACCTGACATACTCTTGCCATGATCTAAAAATTTAAGGAATGCAAAAGTCCAATTTTTTTATGGATTTTACAAATATTATCAATTGATTTTATTAACAATACCTGCAAATGTCCAATTATTTGGATACTTTTAGCATGAACCAGCTCTCCAAATACCACTACAACATACTTATAACCAAGTAATTATAATAGATACTCAGCGGCTATATTATATTTACAATAAAACTATCAAACTTCTTAACACAGCGACCAATCTCACCGCATCCAATACCCTTTGTGGCTCAGTGCCATGTTTCAATACGGCTTCTTCATGAGAAGTAACACACATTTCGCAACCATTCAGCGCGGATATTGCCAGGCTCAACAGCTCAAAAAACTCTTTCCCTAAAACCGGGTTGGCCATAATACTCATCCGGATACCCGCAGGGGTGCTGGTGTAAAACTCCTTATTCACAAAATGCCGGAAACGGTAAAATACGTTATTGGCATTCATCAGGGAAGTACAGCTGATCACTTCTGCTATTTCCTTATCTGTAGCACCTTCCTGTACCGCCAGTTTTTCAAAAGCAGCGTGCAGATCACTGTGCTTCTCGTTGACTGCTACTGCCAGGCCTATCAGGTAAGCTTCTTTTTTGGAAAGGGTGGCTGCACCCAGTGCATTGGTAATATTTATTTTCAGATCTTTCAGATAACGGGCATCGGTAGCTACCAGCGCATGCAAGCGGGTAGATAACTGGGTATCTACCAGGCCTACTGCCTGTAATACCTGGATAGCCGTATCCTGGTTATTTGTTGCGAACATATTATATTATATAAAAATTGAGGTCCATAGCGGGTGGTCCGGAAGACTACCTGCTATGGACCAGGAAATAAAATCAGATTATACTGCTAATGTAGCTTCCCCTTTCTGCCAGTTGCAAGGGCACAGCTCATCTGTTTGCAGCGCATCCAGTACACGCAGTACTTCTTTTACGCTACGGCCTACAGACAGGTCATACAGGGAAACCCAACGGATGATACCTTGTGGGTCTACGATGAAGGTAGCACGGTAAGCTACTTTTTCATTAGCTTCCAGGATACCCAGCTCTTCCGCCAGTGATTTGGAAGTATCTGCCAGCATAGGGAATTGCAAACCTCTCAGGTCTTCATGATCTCTTCTCCATGCAGCGTGTACAAATTCGCTATCGGTAGATGCACCGATCAGAATGGCGTCGCGGTCAACGAAATCCTGGTTGTGCTTGTTAAATTCAGCTATTTCGGTAGGACAAACAAAGGTGAAATCCTTAGGCCACCAGAACATTACCATCCATTTGCCGGAAGCTTTCAATTCTTCGGAAGACAGTTCATAAAATTCTTTGCCTTTTTCAATTGATACTACAGCCGTTTTTTTAAACTCTGGAAATTCAGATCCTACGGATAAGATTACGTTTTTCATGCTATTTATTTCTGTTTTTAAGTTGCTGTTTAATGCCCTGCGAAATAATACTCCGGCTCCCTCCTTTCCGTTCCCTCCAAAAATTACTGCCGGATATCCGCAGCTGTTATAAATCCGCCGCAAAGATCCTTGTACATTCACTATTAAGCAAATAGATTTTTAAAATGCGGTATTGAGTTTGTCTATATACCCTGCAGATATCTATACATTTTCCATGCCTAATCCGCTGGCAGTAAAGGGCCTGTAGTTTTCTCCCGGACGGGATCCATCTGCTTTAAAAAAAGTGTGAAAGAAATTTAACTTTTTAATCCGATTCCGGTAACAATTTGGCACGCTATTTAGTTATATATACAGAAGAAAATTCAGACAGGATATGAAAATTAAATACGCACTTTTAGTAATTCTTACGGTGGGCCTTGCTTTGATTCCGTTTATCAAAAACAGCATCAACAAACACGATGAATTTGACGCTACCCAGGATCTGTTCATCTAATGTTTAGCGGGTTCTCCATTGACCGTATCAGAACTGCCCCATAGCGGGATCGGGACTCCATTTGCTTTTTGGTTCAAAATGCTTCCAGATGGCCTGCCCTGCCGCCCGCATTAACACCCATGCTTCATTGTCACGCTTCCATCTTTGATCCACATTATTCTTGGTACAGATACAGTACACATAATCCCCATGTGGCGCATTTACCAGGATCACTTCCGAGCGGGCTTCATCCACGCAACCATTTTTAGAAGCGGTACGCACATCCGGTGGCACTTGCTGCAGCCCTTCTGCATCCCAGTGATTACGGGTCAGGTTTCTGTACATACGCTCACTGGCAGCTTTATTCACCATTTCACCTTTATAAATACGGGCCATTAATCCTGCCATTTCCCGCGGCGTTGTTTGTCCCCAGCCATAGATACTACGGTTGCCTTCTCTCCCCTTTGTACGGGAATTAACACGTGTATCCTTCAACCCATGCTGCTCCAGCCATTGGTTGATCACTGCTCCCCCACCGGCCAGGGATTGCAGCCAAAGGCTGGCGGTATTATCGCTCATCGTTAGCATGAGCATCATAACTTTATCTAAGGTGATCTTTTCCCCGCTTTTGAAGGAACCCAGAATATCTTCCCCTTCGTATAGCAAAGAATCTTTATAGATCAGCTCCTGCTTGTATGCTAATTCGCCCTTAGCTATTTTATCAAATACCCCCAGGAGAATAGGAATTTTCACCATACTGGCGGTAGGAAAGATCGTATCCGCATTGATAGCCACTGTTTTACCTGTACGCAAATGGTGTACATAAATACCTGCCTCTCCACGGAATTGCTCCAGCATGGGAGCTAGAATGGCCCTTAAACGGGCATCTTCCTTTTCACCTGGCATCTTATGCTGTGCCACGGCGTGCATACCGGTTAAAAGGCACCACAAGAGGATGCCATGCGCAATACGGGTCATAGGTAATCTTATTTAGTGATGATCAGGTTACTTCGTTGATCAGATCGGCAAAGCTGCGGATTCCTACCATCTTTGCAGAGGTATATCCTTCCGCATACTGCACCCCTACCATCTTTCCCAGCATCCGGTCGCGGTTTACCACACTATCAAAAAAGGCGGGTGAAGAAATATAGGTTTGCGGCTCATTGTCCTGGGCAGCCAGAAACTGGGAGCTGAAGCTCTTGATCGCTTCCATTTTCCTTTCTATGAAAGGGGTAATATCTACTACAAAATCCGGGGTATGGTAGCGGTCCTGTATAAAGTGAAATACCTGCTTGGGGCGCCAGGCCGTTTGCGGCAACCCGTCCAGGGTGGTTTCCACCTTACGTAAGCCAGCCAGGAAACAACTGTCGGCTATCAGCTTGGCCGCCCTGCCATGATCCGGATGCCGGTCATCTATAGCATTGGCCAGCACAATATCCGGCTGAAACTTACGGATGGCCTTAATAATCGCCATCTGTTCCATCGTATCATTCCTGAAAAAGCCATCTGCCAGTTCCAGATTTTCACGTACTGCCAGCCCCATTACCTTGGCTGCCGCCTGTGCTTCTTTAGCTCTTAATTCCGGGGTGCCTCTTGTACCCAGTTCTCCTCTGGTCAGGTCTACTACACCTACCTGCATGCCTTGTGCGGCATGTGCCATCAATGTACCCGCGCAAGACAGTTCCACATCGTCCGGATGCACGGCTAAAGCCAGTATATCTAATTTCATGCGTTATAATTAATCTATAAAAAGGAATTGCCCACGCTTAAGTGTTGCAACAAATAAGAGGGCAAAGATGGGGAAAAATCAGGAATCACGAATTATTCACTCAGCGCTTTAATGACCACGCCTGCATTTTTGCCGGTTACCTGGTACTGCTCCTCCAGTTTTTTGGGTCCCAGAATCTCTACTCCCAGCAGCGACTTCTTTTCAAGGGCTACCAATTGCGATTCCTCCGTGGGAGTCATCAGCTTATTATTCACAATATACTGGAAGGTACTGTCACTACCGTATTGCCGCAATAATTTATTGTAATCAGGAGAAAAAGCACTCAGCAAACGGTTAATACGGTTACGTGCAAATGGTTTGGTTTCCATATAGATGACCCCATTTTCGGCCTGTTCCCCATACATCGCCACCGCTTTCTTCCCCTTGGCAATGGTAATGATCGCAATGGCATCAGGCCCCAGCTTACTGATAGCCGCTTCTGTTACTACCACACTGTCCAGCACATATACCGGTTCTGTATTTATATACTCTACCGATTGTGCCTTCACCGATATACTCACCAATAATATTATAAAGGAAAAATACCCTGCTTTCATTTGATCAACTTTACTTTTACGGAGCTTCCAAAAGCGGGCCAGCTTTATCATGGGTAACACCAATACTGCTTTCCGCTGTTCCGGTTAATTATATGCCCGGTAATAATGGTACAGTTGCAATTCCTGCACAATGTCTTCAATGTCTTTATCTTCCTGCAGATCATACTCGCTTTTCAGGTTCCCTCCAAAGAAAAAGGCGACCGTTTGCCATACGCGGGCATTAAATCCTCCTTTCAATTCCTTGATGATCTCATAACAGTTCTCCCCCGTTTCCCGGTCTATCAGCTTCATCAGCACTTTGCCCTGGTATACAGACAAGTTCTGTAATTTATCCCCAAAAGCGGCTTTCATCTCTTTTTCTTTGGCATTCAGGTATTCCTTACGCTGCCGCTTGTTTGACAGCGTTGCCAGTTGTGCATTTACATCTTTCAGTACCACCGCAGCTGATCTGGCATAGGGGTAAGTAACATATACCGCATTACGCAGACGGGTCCAGCGTTCCCGCTCTTTACGCAGCCGGCGGGGCAATTTTTCTGTTACTTCAAAAATCTTAAGGGTAATTGAGGCCATGGTATCCGTACCTACCACTACGGCCGGGAATGCAAGCTTGCCTGCCTCCTGCTGTTGCGCCTTAGCCTGCTGGCATAAGGAAACACAACCCAATAAAGCAAAGGAAAATACAAATATTTGCAAGCGGCACATATAATATTAACGGACTCCCCGGAGTTTTAGTTACCACAAGTTAAAAAAAGTTTGGGAGTATGCAATAGAGAGCTTTTAGCTTTTAGCCTTTAGCTGTTAGCTTAATGCAGCGGAGAAGAGCTATGAGCCATAAGCAATGAACTGCGAGCTTAATGGATACTCCCACCTTAAAGCATAGTTAAAGCATGGTTAAGCTATAGTAAAGGCATAGTAAAAGCGTTCTAAAGGTATGGATACTCCCGCCTTAATCCATTCGCTGCATGAAGCTAACAGCTAAAGGCTAAAAGCTAACAGCTCTTTACTGCACCGGCTTCAGCCCCAGCTTACTCATGGCAAATGAGGTAATGGCCTTTTCCACCGCAGGCAGGTCATGTGAGGTAATTGAACATCCCATTACATGCGAACCGGCATTTGGAATAGCAACAGCCTCTTTGAGGTTGTCTGGTGTGCCCAGTTCCTTTTCCATATCCAGGATAGCTGAAACCTTGACAGTAGGATCCTGATGCGCTTCATCTTTATAATAATAGAGGTTCAGCACCGGCTGATGGATCTGTGCAAAGGTGGCAGGTGTCATGGTACTTTCCAGCAGATGTTCCAGCTGCACTACTGCTTCCAGTCTG encodes:
- the rpmB gene encoding 50S ribosomal protein L28, translated to MARVCQVTGKKPITGHHVSFSNIKTKRRFLPNLQKKRFFLAEEDKWISLKISADGIRTINKKGLYAVVKELRAAGEHI
- a CDS encoding cupin-like domain-containing protein, whose protein sequence is MNVQAIDRVENITPEAFKQQYYDPRKPVVISGLSKHWPAREKWTWDYFKSILGNEIVGVYNNERAGAKTLVNGADDYISFGRYLDMIQQGPVKLRIFLFNMFQHAPQLVKDITWPDELAKGFLKKYPMLFVGGAGSVAHMHYDIDLSHIFHTQFIGRKRVLLLENNQSPYIYRMPLTVESAASFVNWHEKLDTAAFPALAYARGYTTILEHGDMMFMPAGYWHHMEYLDGGFAMSLRALDQTLTGKLNGLYHLVGLRGMNNLLIKLAPQWWYHYKRRVARKRADRLLNHRVG
- the bshB1 gene encoding bacillithiol biosynthesis deacetylase BshB1, producing MKLDILALAVHPDDVELSCAGTLMAHAAQGMQVGVVDLTRGELGTRGTPELRAKEAQAAAKVMGLAVRENLELADGFFRNDTMEQMAIIKAIRKFQPDIVLANAIDDRHPDHGRAAKLIADSCFLAGLRKVETTLDGLPQTAWRPKQVFHFIQDRYHTPDFVVDITPFIERKMEAIKSFSSQFLAAQDNEPQTYISSPAFFDSVVNRDRMLGKMVGVQYAEGYTSAKMVGIRSFADLINEVT
- the rimO gene encoding 30S ribosomal protein S12 methylthiotransferase RimO; translation: MKTKTLKKDKVNIITLGCSKNMVDSEVLSGQLLANDIDVVHESAKRDHNIVVVNTCGFIDKAKEESINTILEQVELKQRGKLDKVYVTGCLSERYRGDLESEVGGVDAWFGTMELPLLLKKLEADYKAELVGERLLSTPSHYAYLKIAEGCNRTCSFCAIPLMRGTHVSRPIEDLVLEAEKLVKSGVKEIMLIAQELTYYGLDLYKKRRLGDLLRALAGIQGLEWIKLHYAYPTKFPMDILDVMNEFPNICNYLDMPLQHASNAMLKAMKRQITREEIEELVHNIREKVPGICLRTTLIAGFPGETLEDVEELKQFLERMRFDRVGVFTYSHEEGTSAYGLEDDVPAAEKERRAQEIMEVQQEISLEKNQEKVGQIFKVIVDKKEAGRYLGRTEFDSVEVDNEVIINTTKRLKPGTFVQVKITKAFDYDLEGELI
- the rpmG gene encoding 50S ribosomal protein L33; protein product: MAKKGNRVQVILECTEHKNSGLPGTSRYITNKNKKNTPERVELKKYNPILRKVTVHKEIK
- the ftsY gene encoding signal recognition particle-docking protein FtsY — encoded protein: MSFFNKLFSREKKESLDQGLQKTKDNFLTKMGRAIAGKSTVDAEVLDNLEDALVSADVGVDTTVKIIDRIEQRVAKDKYLGTSELNRILQEEIAALLVDAPDSGFKDFDVPAGKKPYVIMVVGVNGVGKTTTIGKLAYNFKKAGKTVLLGAADTFRAAAVDQLTIWSDRVGVPIVKQQMGSDPGAVAFDTVQSGAAREVDVIIIDTAGRLHNKAHLMDELSKIKRVMKKVIPDAPHEVLLVLDGSTGQNALEQAKQFTAATEVTSLAITKLDGTAKGGVVLAIASQFKIPVKYIGIGERMEDLQVFNKEEFVDSLFSLND
- a CDS encoding carboxymuconolactone decarboxylase family protein, with product MFATNNQDTAIQVLQAVGLVDTQLSTRLHALVATDARYLKDLKINITNALGAATLSKKEAYLIGLAVAVNEKHSDLHAAFEKLAVQEGATDKEIAEVISCTSLMNANNVFYRFRHFVNKEFYTSTPAGIRMSIMANPVLGKEFFELLSLAISALNGCEMCVTSHEEAVLKHGTEPQRVLDAVRLVAVLRSLIVLL
- a CDS encoding peroxiredoxin; the encoded protein is MKNVILSVGSEFPEFKKTAVVSIEKGKEFYELSSEELKASGKWMVMFWWPKDFTFVCPTEIAEFNKHNQDFVDRDAILIGASTDSEFVHAAWRRDHEDLRGLQFPMLADTSKSLAEELGILEANEKVAYRATFIVDPQGIIRWVSLYDLSVGRSVKEVLRVLDALQTDELCPCNWQKGEATLAV
- a CDS encoding serine hydrolase gives rise to the protein MTRIAHGILLWCLLTGMHAVAQHKMPGEKEDARLRAILAPMLEQFRGEAGIYVHHLRTGKTVAINADTIFPTASMVKIPILLGVFDKIAKGELAYKQELIYKDSLLYEGEDILGSFKSGEKITLDKVMMLMLTMSDNTASLWLQSLAGGGAVINQWLEQHGLKDTRVNSRTKGREGNRSIYGWGQTTPREMAGLMARIYKGEMVNKAASERMYRNLTRNHWDAEGLQQVPPDVRTASKNGCVDEARSEVILVNAPHGDYVYCICTKNNVDQRWKRDNEAWVLMRAAGQAIWKHFEPKSKWSPDPAMGQF
- a CDS encoding DUF4294 domain-containing protein codes for the protein MCRLQIFVFSFALLGCVSLCQQAKAQQQEAGKLAFPAVVVGTDTMASITLKIFEVTEKLPRRLRKERERWTRLRNAVYVTYPYARSAAVVLKDVNAQLATLSNKRQRKEYLNAKEKEMKAAFGDKLQNLSVYQGKVLMKLIDRETGENCYEIIKELKGGFNARVWQTVAFFFGGNLKSEYDLQEDKDIEDIVQELQLYHYYRAYN
- a CDS encoding DUF4295 domain-containing protein — translated: MAKAAKTAIKKDAKAAAEAKVWTKVIRAVRSPKSGAYTFKEAIVHKDKVQDYINQK